The proteins below are encoded in one region of Parus major isolate Abel chromosome 7, Parus_major1.1, whole genome shotgun sequence:
- the LOC107207551 gene encoding 5-hydroxytryptamine receptor 5B-like has product MAESLSPCSPRGQCQPSMGANTSSANVDANASSSVVGGSAWRGREPFSVFTVLILTLLVLLTVATFLWNLLVLATILRVKAFHRVPHNLVASTAVSDVLVAALVMPLSLVKELSAGRRWRLGRELCLVWVCFDVLCCTASIWNVTAIALDRYWSVTRQLQYTLLARRRISNVMIALTWLLSAAISLAPLLGWGETYSPEQERCQLSQDPSYTIVSTGGAFYLPLCVVLFVYWKIYKASKFHMGGRRRNAVAPLPEAAQVKEASQEPQMVFTARRAAITFQTDGETWREQKEKKAALMVGILIGVFVLCWIPFFITELISPLCSCNIPPVWKSIFLWLGYSNSFFNPLIYTAFNKNYNNAFKNLFVKQR; this is encoded by the exons ATGGCGGAGAGCCTGAGCCCCTGCTCCCCACGGggccagtgccagcccagcatGGGCGCCAACACCTCGTCCGCCAACGTGGACGCCAACGCCTCCTCCTCGGTGGTGGGCGGCAGCGCGTGGAGGGGCCGGGAGCCCTTCTCCGTCTTCACCGTCCTCATCCTGACCCTGCTGGTGCTCCTGACCGTGGCCACCTTCCTCTGGAACCTGCTGGTGCTGGCGACCATCCTGCGAGTGAAGGCCTTCCACCGGGTACCCCACAACCTGGTGGCCTCCACGGCGGTGTCGGACGTGCTGGTGGCGGCCCTGGTGATGCCGCTGAGCCTGGTGAAGGAGCTGTCGGCCGGGCGGCGGTGGCGGCTGGGCCGGGAGCTGTGCCTCGTGTGGGTGTGCTTCGACGTGCTGTGCTGCACGGCCAGCATCTGGAACGTGACTGCCATCGCCCTGGACCGCTACTGGTCCGTCACCCGGCAGCTGCAGTACACGCTGCTCGCCCGCCGCCGCATCTCCAATGTCATGATCGCTCTCACCTGGCTGCTCTCCGCCGCCATCTCCCTCGCCCCGCTCCTGGGCTGGGGCGAGACCTACAGCCCCGAGCAGGAGCgctgccagctcagccaggacCCGTCCTACACCATCGTCTCCACGGGCGGGGCGTTCTACCTGCCCCTCTGCGTGGTGCTCTTCGTCTACTGGAAGATCTACAAGGCGTCCAAGTTCCACATGGGGGGCCGCAGGAGGAACGCCGTGGCGCCCCTGCCCGAGGCTGCCCAG GTGAAGGAAGCTTCTCAGGAACCACAGATGGTGTTTACAGCGCGTCGTGCAGCTATCACTTTCCAGACAGATGGAGAAACATGGagagaacagaaagagaaaaaggcagctCTGATGGTTGGCATCTTAATTGGAGTTTTTGTACTGTGCTGGATCCCTTTCTTCATCACAGAATTAATAAGTCCCCTCTGTTCCTGCAACATCCCGCCCGTCTGGAAAAGCATCTTTCTTTGGCTTGGCTACtcaaattctttctttaatCCTCTCATTTATACagcatttaacaaaaattataaCAATGCCTTCAAGAACCTTTTTGTAAAGCAAAGATAA